A window of Hyalangium gracile contains these coding sequences:
- the grpE gene encoding nucleotide exchange factor GrpE: MLDATQKSARVLARLSLQAEDLDRKLEGGLAELRGSLSSLESARPGQDSKAEAGWDELLDAMDLLDEAVRVADSALAPGLAGVASRLERFLALRGLTRLVPLGHPPDGRVFRVVGTQPHSDLADGAVVRVVRAAVLRGEHLVREGEAITVRNHA, encoded by the coding sequence TTGCTCGATGCCACCCAGAAGTCCGCTCGCGTCCTGGCTCGCCTGAGCCTTCAGGCCGAGGACCTGGACCGCAAGCTCGAGGGAGGGCTTGCGGAGCTGAGGGGCTCGCTGTCCTCGCTCGAGAGCGCCAGGCCCGGCCAGGATTCGAAGGCCGAAGCTGGCTGGGATGAGCTGCTGGACGCGATGGACCTGCTCGACGAGGCCGTTCGCGTGGCGGACTCCGCCTTGGCGCCTGGCCTGGCGGGGGTGGCGTCTCGGCTCGAGCGCTTCCTGGCGCTCCGGGGGCTCACGCGCCTGGTCCCGCTGGGGCACCCGCCCGACGGACGCGTGTTCCGTGTCGTGGGCACCCAGCCCCATTCCGATCTCGCCGACGGGGCTGTCGTCCGCGTCGTCCGCGCCGCGGTGCTGCGAGGTGAGCACCTCGTGCGCGAGGGCGAGGCCATCACAGTGAGGAACCACGCATGA
- a CDS encoding MFS transporter, whose amino-acid sequence MDRESAASTRSAFAHRDFRLYQGARLFMTLGVAMQSVAVGLHIYGLTHRPRDLGYVGLAQFLPIILLSLVTGDTADRHDRRRVLMCCYATMVTGALLLFGLARSGVTQTWPYYGVLALLGTARAFAGPAGQSLVAHLVPARHLSSAVAWNSGVFQIGTIVGPTVGGLLYDALHAAAVYLICAFMMAGAFVMLALMRVRTGRMEQAATSWQRLLAGLRYVRRQKVVLGAISLDLFAVLLGGATALLPIYAQDILHTGPWGLGLLRSAPAIGAALIALSLAIFPLKRNAGVLMLACVALFGVATMVFGVSRNLALSVGALVVLGAADMVSVVIRQTLVQLATPPEMRGRVSAVNMVFIGASNELGEFESGLTAEWFGVVPSVVVGGVGTCVVVALWAWLFPELRRIANTDEVKPLSG is encoded by the coding sequence ATGGACCGTGAGTCCGCGGCTTCCACCCGCTCCGCCTTCGCGCACCGCGACTTCCGTCTCTACCAGGGCGCCCGCCTCTTCATGACACTCGGGGTGGCGATGCAGTCGGTGGCGGTGGGCCTCCACATCTACGGCCTCACCCACCGGCCCAGGGACCTGGGGTACGTGGGGCTCGCACAGTTCCTACCCATCATTCTGTTGTCGCTCGTGACGGGAGACACCGCGGATCGGCATGACCGGCGCCGGGTGCTCATGTGCTGCTACGCCACCATGGTGACGGGGGCGCTGCTGCTCTTCGGGCTGGCGCGGTCGGGAGTGACGCAGACGTGGCCGTACTATGGGGTGCTGGCGCTGCTGGGCACCGCGCGTGCCTTCGCGGGCCCGGCGGGCCAGTCGCTCGTGGCGCACCTGGTGCCCGCGCGGCACCTGTCGAGCGCCGTGGCGTGGAACTCGGGGGTGTTCCAGATAGGCACCATCGTGGGGCCCACGGTGGGCGGCCTGCTCTATGACGCCCTGCACGCGGCGGCGGTCTACCTCATCTGCGCCTTCATGATGGCGGGGGCCTTCGTGATGCTGGCGCTGATGCGGGTGCGCACCGGGCGCATGGAGCAGGCGGCGACGTCCTGGCAGCGGCTGCTGGCGGGCCTGCGGTACGTGCGGAGGCAGAAGGTGGTGCTGGGCGCCATCTCGTTGGATCTGTTCGCGGTGCTGCTGGGCGGCGCGACGGCGCTCTTGCCCATCTATGCCCAGGACATCCTCCACACCGGGCCGTGGGGGCTGGGCCTGCTGCGCAGCGCGCCGGCGATAGGGGCGGCGCTGATCGCGCTGTCTCTGGCCATCTTCCCGCTCAAGCGCAACGCGGGGGTGCTGATGCTGGCATGCGTGGCGCTCTTCGGAGTGGCGACGATGGTGTTCGGAGTGTCGCGCAACCTGGCGCTGTCCGTGGGCGCCCTGGTGGTGCTGGGCGCCGCGGACATGGTGAGCGTGGTCATCCGGCAGACGCTGGTGCAGCTGGCCACCCCGCCGGAGATGCGCGGCCGGGTGAGCGCGGTGAACATGGTGTTCATCGGCGCCTCCAACGAGCTGGGCGAGTTCGAGTCGGGCCTCACCGCCGAGTGGTTCGGCGTGGTGCCCTCGGTGGTGGTGGGCGGGGTGGGCACGTGCGTCGTGGTGGCGCTCTGGGCGTGGCTCTTTCCGGAGCTGCGCCGCATCGCCAACACCGACGAGGTGAAGCCGCTGAGCGGCTGA
- a CDS encoding nucleotidyltransferase family protein, with translation MKAVAIILAAGEARRMAHPKALIEHEGGRSFLQSLASTFGKAGCAVLGVIGKDAEAVREQHPSVNLVDSPRWQDGPMASIKAGLSAALEEEADVVLLHPVDMPAVRASTLKSLLKGVGDAEDGLRPEFEGAPGYPVVLSRALVERLMGSDAVQLDAALQGMKLRRVSVKDPGVVVNINTPETYERLFGTAPRLAPPPKRRAKKAASTAMPVVSSGMEMSASPEE, from the coding sequence ATGAAGGCAGTGGCGATCATCCTTGCCGCGGGCGAGGCCCGGCGGATGGCCCACCCCAAGGCGCTCATCGAGCACGAGGGGGGACGGAGCTTCCTCCAGTCTCTCGCATCCACCTTTGGCAAGGCGGGTTGCGCGGTGCTGGGAGTCATCGGCAAGGACGCAGAGGCGGTACGTGAGCAGCACCCCAGCGTGAACCTGGTGGACAGCCCTCGGTGGCAGGACGGGCCCATGGCGTCCATCAAGGCGGGGCTGTCGGCCGCGCTGGAGGAGGAGGCGGACGTGGTGCTGCTGCACCCGGTGGACATGCCCGCGGTGAGGGCCTCCACGCTCAAGTCGCTGCTCAAGGGAGTGGGCGACGCGGAGGACGGGCTGCGGCCGGAGTTCGAGGGGGCGCCGGGCTATCCGGTGGTGCTCTCGCGCGCGCTGGTCGAGCGGCTGATGGGCTCGGACGCCGTGCAGCTCGATGCGGCGCTCCAGGGCATGAAGCTGCGGCGGGTGTCCGTGAAGGATCCGGGCGTGGTGGTCAACATCAACACGCCGGAGACGTACGAGCGGCTCTTCGGGACGGCACCGCGGCTGGCGCCTCCGCCCAAGCGGCGGGCGAAGAAGGCCGCGTCGACGGCGATGCCCGTGGTCTCCTCCGGGATGGAGATGTCCGCCTCGCCCGAGGAGTGA
- a CDS encoding CBS domain-containing protein: MAKCSTRSESLISRAITLFPSDTVLSALRVMQQYGLAVLPVVDEERGELIAEVTEAELCRVASRLPLLSLSEVLTAKSLGGEEGMTVGADRRLKQASGTASRWLH, encoded by the coding sequence GTGGCCAAGTGCAGCACTCGCAGTGAGTCCCTCATCTCTCGGGCAATCACCCTTTTCCCCAGCGACACGGTGCTTTCCGCGCTGCGGGTGATGCAGCAATACGGACTGGCAGTGCTGCCGGTGGTGGACGAGGAGCGCGGGGAGCTGATCGCCGAGGTGACGGAGGCGGAGCTCTGCCGCGTTGCGTCACGGCTGCCGCTGCTCTCACTCTCTGAAGTTTTGACTGCCAAGTCGCTGGGCGGTGAGGAAGGAATGACGGTGGGGGCTGATCGGCGCCTGAAGCAGGCCTCGGGCACCGCTTCGCGCTGGCTGCACTGA